Proteins encoded together in one Desulfuromonas acetexigens window:
- a CDS encoding glycosyltransferase family 2 protein: MSNQTVSVVIPSYNHHRYVLQAIESVLAQTWSQVDLIVIDDGSSDGSAELIQTFWEERGGFTYLRRENRGLIQTLNQGLELAKGQYFCELASDDYLPVDSLEKRATFLNNHQDCVAVFADGYMVWDERETSDRFLDEKRRRLFDQKDPIPDLLRGTLPVFATGMFLTSTLKEIGGFDCETFRYYEDLEMPVRLCQKGKVGFLDEPVFFRRDHETNTSRVTRHIRAEKVRCFDKFAKDPSLYSYRTLISHCLRRHYLSLGRYLHQGHGTAQEKEVFRGAWNFVWRDPRLVWYLLNIK, translated from the coding sequence ATGTCTAATCAAACAGTTTCAGTTGTCATACCGTCCTATAACCATCACCGATATGTCCTGCAGGCGATCGAGAGCGTTCTCGCCCAAACCTGGTCGCAGGTCGACCTGATCGTCATCGATGATGGCTCCAGCGACGGCAGCGCCGAACTGATTCAGACGTTTTGGGAGGAACGGGGCGGATTTACGTATCTGCGTCGTGAAAACCGAGGACTGATCCAGACTCTGAATCAGGGGTTGGAACTGGCCAAGGGTCAATATTTCTGCGAATTGGCATCCGACGATTATCTGCCGGTCGACAGCCTTGAAAAAAGAGCGACCTTTCTCAATAACCACCAAGACTGTGTCGCCGTTTTTGCCGACGGCTATATGGTCTGGGACGAAAGAGAAACCTCAGACCGCTTTCTCGATGAGAAACGACGCCGCTTATTCGACCAGAAAGACCCTATCCCCGATCTTCTGCGAGGGACTTTGCCGGTCTTTGCCACTGGCATGTTTCTGACCTCGACTCTCAAGGAAATCGGCGGGTTTGATTGTGAAACCTTCAGGTACTACGAAGACTTGGAAATGCCGGTCCGCCTTTGTCAGAAAGGGAAAGTCGGTTTTCTTGATGAACCGGTTTTTTTTCGACGAGATCACGAAACAAACACTTCACGGGTCACCCGGCATATTCGCGCCGAGAAGGTGCGCTGCTTTGATAAGTTTGCTAAAGATCCCAGTCTTTACTCATATCGAACGCTGATAAGCCACTGCCTTCGTCGTCACTATTTGTCACTTGGGCGTTATTTACATCAGGGGCATGGAACAGCCCAGGAAA
- a CDS encoding D-sedoheptulose-7-phosphate isomerase: MRLQEIKGHFANSVRALEQAAEELSETIDYCCTVMAEALQNGNKILIMGNGGSAADAQHFAAELVGRFLLERKALPAIALSTDTSILTAVGNDYGFDEVFNRQVAALAKPGDVVVGISTSGNSPNVLKALRTAHEIGARTVGLLGKDGGAIGGEVEVNLTVRVSGTPFVQEAHAAIIHILCDQIEKRLFPAGTLNV, encoded by the coding sequence ATGCGTCTTCAGGAAATTAAGGGACATTTTGCCAATTCGGTCAGAGCTCTGGAACAGGCCGCCGAGGAGCTTTCGGAAACGATCGATTATTGTTGCACGGTCATGGCCGAGGCGCTGCAAAACGGCAACAAGATTCTCATCATGGGAAACGGCGGCTCGGCGGCCGATGCGCAGCACTTCGCCGCCGAACTGGTGGGTCGTTTTCTGCTCGAACGCAAGGCTCTGCCGGCCATCGCCCTGAGCACCGACACCTCCATTCTGACGGCGGTGGGCAACGATTACGGCTTCGACGAAGTATTCAATCGGCAGGTAGCCGCTCTGGCAAAACCGGGGGATGTGGTTGTCGGCATCTCCACCAGCGGCAATTCACCCAACGTGCTCAAAGCGCTGCGCACCGCCCATGAGATCGGGGCGCGCACCGTCGGTCTGCTCGGCAAGGACGGCGGCGCGATTGGGGGAGAGGTGGAGGTCAATCTGACGGTACGGGTTTCGGGGACCCCTTTCGTTCAGGAAGCCCATGCCGCCATTATTCATATTCTCTGCGACCAGATCGAGAAACGACTTTTTCCTGCGGGAACGCTAAATGTCTAA
- a CDS encoding ArnT family glycosyltransferase, producing MFLATTSLESNDWLNCLDGRRMLWLLLGLSLVIKIGIWVQSPVITPDGPVYIAQAEAFLRGEWQQGLAINGSLFIYPLLIAGLGLLGLDLVVAGRMLSLLFSVSTVIPLFLMTERLFIPRVAFWTTLAFVVAPSLNEFSVYVMRDPGFLCMFAWALLFALRAVTEEDIRVFFLSLVFTFLAFLFRIEAFFLPFLLVFFLFGQAVSRRRWRTRFIKQVGVFLLLSLLTIAVAGWAFSDQLLSFNRLGLIVSMMKMPLNKGVLGYDPRVQEELRKMEKVIPMGAVDNDFAEIAWENIRLIYFIGLMANVKKVLYPAFFAACLVGLVLFRTYRSPHALVLWLAIAYLLILCLYLLHQGFIETRYVYVPVFLLLPWVGYGIERILGRLNGINRLPRFAPLLLVSVLFTVPGVEAATEVKRQLISAKEAGQWLAAHPQINMGAIVSNGREVPFYAGRGMTFIESMNVEPNHLARVAGQVDAQLISVLRDRDAEPADLHIENFVQVKKFTDKRYETIIFRKQDASSGN from the coding sequence ATGTTTCTCGCGACCACTTCCCTCGAATCCAACGATTGGTTGAATTGTCTCGATGGGCGCCGCATGCTGTGGCTACTGCTTGGGCTCTCCTTGGTCATCAAGATCGGCATCTGGGTGCAGTCTCCGGTCATCACTCCGGATGGCCCTGTCTATATCGCCCAGGCTGAGGCATTTCTGCGGGGCGAGTGGCAACAGGGGCTGGCCATAAATGGTAGTTTGTTTATCTACCCGTTGCTCATCGCCGGTCTCGGGTTGCTCGGGCTGGATCTGGTTGTCGCCGGAAGGATGCTTTCGTTGCTCTTTTCCGTCTCGACGGTCATCCCCCTGTTTCTGATGACCGAACGGTTATTCATCCCTCGGGTCGCGTTCTGGACGACGCTGGCCTTCGTGGTGGCCCCCTCGCTCAACGAGTTTTCCGTTTATGTCATGCGTGATCCAGGTTTCCTCTGCATGTTCGCCTGGGCGCTCCTGTTCGCCTTGCGGGCGGTTACGGAAGAAGACATCCGCGTTTTTTTTCTCTCCCTGGTATTTACATTCCTTGCTTTTCTCTTTCGCATCGAAGCATTTTTTTTACCATTCCTTCTTGTTTTTTTCCTTTTCGGTCAAGCAGTCTCTCGACGGAGATGGCGTACACGCTTTATTAAGCAGGTCGGGGTTTTCTTGCTTTTATCTTTATTGACAATCGCAGTAGCCGGGTGGGCTTTCTCTGATCAGTTGCTGAGCTTCAACCGGTTGGGGTTGATTGTTTCTATGATGAAAATGCCGCTGAACAAAGGCGTTCTCGGGTACGATCCACGGGTTCAAGAGGAACTCCGAAAGATGGAAAAAGTCATCCCCATGGGGGCGGTCGATAACGATTTTGCCGAGATCGCTTGGGAAAACATCCGGCTGATTTACTTCATCGGGCTTATGGCCAATGTGAAAAAAGTACTCTATCCTGCTTTCTTCGCGGCCTGCCTGGTGGGATTGGTGTTGTTTCGCACATATCGAAGTCCCCATGCCCTAGTTCTCTGGTTGGCGATAGCCTATCTTCTGATTTTGTGTCTTTATCTTCTGCACCAAGGTTTTATTGAAACCCGTTATGTTTACGTCCCGGTTTTTCTCCTGCTCCCCTGGGTGGGATATGGAATCGAGCGTATTTTGGGTAGGTTGAATGGCATAAATCGCTTACCGCGATTTGCTCCACTGTTGTTGGTGTCCGTTCTCTTTACCGTGCCCGGCGTTGAGGCCGCGACCGAGGTCAAGCGACAACTGATTTCAGCCAAAGAGGCGGGACAATGGTTGGCCGCGCATCCGCAAATTAATATGGGAGCGATTGTTTCCAACGGCCGGGAAGTACCCTTTTATGCCGGCCGAGGAATGACTTTTATTGAATCCATGAACGTTGAGCCGAATCATCTTGCTCGGGTGGCGGGGCAGGTAGACGCACAACTCATCAGCGTCCTCCGAGACCGCGATGCGGAACCCGCTGATTTGCACATCGAGAATTTCGTTCAGGTGAAAAAATTCACCGATAAGCGATATGAAACCATTATTTTTAGGAAACAGGATGCGTCTTCAGGAAATTAA
- a CDS encoding lipopolysaccharide kinase InaA family protein: protein MSGLVAFDGVAIRRCNRLARESLRNGAHFIVDRSHGFCTYRRRTAQAEELCAELLPDPDRFLEEGELLAGRGNSCRIARVEIAGNTYVLKRYDRRGWVYSFRHVFKRSRALRTWLAAWNFRARGIAVPEPLVCLEERSWRFLGRSYLLSEYLQGWQPLTIFWVALSTSEKRLLVTQAATMLGTLHRAAGIHGDTNWDNLLVRREEEGFAFTLVDFDCARVLAKPDPRRARRDIGHFLRDLDRLEPTGGDLKQLFIERWQSAGGFVGA from the coding sequence ATGAGCGGACTCGTAGCATTCGATGGTGTGGCGATCCGGCGTTGTAACCGGTTGGCGAGGGAGTCGCTGCGCAATGGTGCACATTTTATCGTCGACCGCAGCCATGGGTTTTGCACGTATCGCCGGCGAACTGCCCAGGCTGAAGAGTTGTGTGCCGAGTTGCTCCCCGATCCCGACAGGTTTCTCGAAGAAGGCGAGCTATTGGCGGGGCGCGGCAACAGCTGTCGCATCGCCCGGGTCGAGATCGCCGGTAACACCTATGTCCTGAAACGCTACGACCGGCGCGGCTGGGTTTACAGTTTTCGCCACGTTTTCAAACGTTCCCGGGCCCTGCGGACCTGGCTGGCGGCCTGGAATTTCCGGGCGCGAGGGATCGCCGTGCCCGAACCTCTGGTCTGTCTCGAAGAGCGGAGCTGGCGTTTTCTCGGCCGTTCCTACCTGCTCTCCGAATATCTGCAAGGGTGGCAGCCGTTGACGATCTTCTGGGTAGCGCTATCGACCTCGGAGAAGCGCCTGCTGGTGACTCAGGCCGCGACGATGCTGGGAACTCTGCATCGCGCCGCCGGCATCCATGGCGACACTAACTGGGACAATTTGCTGGTACGCCGCGAAGAGGAGGGTTTTGCCTTCACCCTGGTCGATTTTGACTGCGCCCGAGTTTTGGCCAAACCCGATCCCCGGCGGGCCCGGCGGGATATCGGTCATTTTCTGCGGGATCTCGACCGGCTGGAACCGACCGGTGGCGACCTGAAACAATTGTTCATCGAACGCTGGCAGAGCGCCGGCGGTTTTGTCGGAGCCTGA
- a CDS encoding lipopolysaccharide kinase InaA family protein, with amino-acid sequence MTDLLDGLLPDPDQVIAGGEVFKEGSRNHSVRVELAGLPYFLKRYNCRGWGYRLGNLLRQSRAVRTWRVHLEFLRRGIPIQDPLLCLEERKFRLLGRSYLLTGFVEGASSLMELWPTLTVEEKPSLLRCLAEQLGHMHRFAALHGDLKWYNILIRCEAATWQPKLVDLDGSRVLRRVSARKAREDIGRFLRDLEAHESDPRLKTLFEEIWRERAGLE; translated from the coding sequence GTGACCGATCTGCTTGACGGTTTGCTGCCCGACCCCGATCAGGTTATTGCCGGGGGCGAGGTTTTTAAAGAGGGATCGCGTAACCATTCGGTGCGTGTTGAGCTGGCGGGGCTGCCATATTTTCTCAAGCGCTATAATTGTCGAGGCTGGGGTTACCGTTTAGGGAATCTGCTCCGCCAGTCGCGGGCGGTACGGACCTGGCGGGTGCATCTGGAGTTTCTCCGGCGGGGTATTCCCATTCAGGACCCTTTGCTTTGTCTGGAAGAGCGCAAATTTCGCCTGCTCGGCCGTTCCTACCTGTTGACCGGGTTTGTCGAGGGGGCTTCCTCCTTGATGGAGCTTTGGCCAACCCTGACGGTGGAAGAAAAGCCTTCTCTCTTGAGGTGCCTGGCCGAGCAACTGGGGCACATGCATCGCTTTGCCGCCCTGCATGGGGATCTCAAGTGGTACAACATTCTGATTCGGTGTGAAGCGGCAACTTGGCAGCCAAAGTTGGTGGATTTGGATGGCAGCCGTGTTTTACGACGCGTCTCGGCGCGAAAAGCTCGGGAGGACATCGGAAGATTCCTGCGGGACTTGGAAGCGCATGAAAGCGATCCTCGATTGAAAACACTTTTCGAGGAGATATGGCGGGAACGGGCGGGGTTGGAATGA
- a CDS encoding glycosyltransferase family 2 protein produces the protein MLFSVVIPAYNYEAYLPRAIDSVLAQSGDDFEIIVVDDGSTDDTPTVAARYQQLHPGRVRYLRQDNGGPAKARNRGVEESRGAFLIFLDADDRLLPDALERFRFWTQENRWGMVCGGHQSRHPDGKVRRHAPAVLTDDRLANFTAYIRREFGISNGATLVSRDVFEVIRYPESLRNSEDLPVFAQTLALFDCRSFPEPVLEVFKHDDSLRNNIDLILQAGSALTDILFDEALLPPRFLALRGEFEGRNALSVFRSLYLAGRYDEARQWYHRALRLAPRLLKEWPYLTKYVRSYFKG, from the coding sequence ATGCTCTTTTCCGTTGTGATACCGGCCTACAATTATGAGGCCTATCTGCCCCGGGCCATCGACTCGGTGCTGGCTCAGTCCGGCGACGATTTCGAAATCATTGTCGTCGATGACGGGTCCACGGACGACACCCCCACCGTCGCCGCCCGTTATCAGCAACTGCACCCGGGGCGGGTGCGCTATTTGCGTCAAGACAACGGCGGTCCGGCCAAGGCCCGCAATCGCGGAGTCGAGGAGTCGCGGGGGGCTTTTCTGATTTTTCTCGACGCCGACGACCGCCTGCTGCCGGATGCCTTGGAACGTTTTCGTTTCTGGACACAAGAAAACCGCTGGGGGATGGTCTGCGGAGGCCATCAATCCCGGCATCCCGACGGCAAGGTCCGCCGGCATGCTCCCGCCGTCCTGACCGACGACCGCCTGGCCAATTTTACCGCCTATATCCGCCGCGAATTCGGGATCTCCAACGGGGCGACACTGGTTTCCCGAGACGTCTTCGAGGTCATCCGCTATCCGGAAAGCTTGCGCAACAGCGAGGATCTCCCCGTATTCGCCCAGACTCTGGCCCTGTTCGACTGCCGGTCCTTTCCCGAGCCGGTCCTTGAGGTTTTCAAGCACGATGACAGCCTGCGTAATAATATCGACCTGATCCTGCAAGCAGGTTCGGCATTGACCGATATCCTCTTCGACGAGGCCCTCCTGCCCCCCCGGTTTCTGGCCTTGCGTGGGGAATTCGAGGGACGTAACGCTCTCTCGGTCTTTCGCTCCCTGTATCTCGCCGGGCGCTATGACGAGGCACGTCAGTGGTACCACCGGGCTTTGCGGCTTGCCCCCAGGTTGTTGAAGGAGTGGCCCTATCTGACTAAATATGTACGAAGCTATTTCAAAGGATAA
- the rfaP gene encoding lipopolysaccharide core heptose(I) kinase RfaP has translation MIWLRDDMRALFPGEDAFDRILDLQGEVFRELAGRRTLRFCVGERSYFAKLHFGVGWREIFKNLWRLRQPVLGAGQEWRAIQRFEALGVATMTLAAYGERGGNPAQRESFVITDELVNTISLEDLSRNWRSVPPAPGFKRALIAKVAEIARTLHENGVNHRDFYLCHFLLEQTSGRAGQGRVSPRLHVIDLHRVQIRRRTPMRWVIKDLAGLFFSSLDIGLTSRDVYRFLRHYRQRSLREIFSEESPFWSRVVRRAVRLYQRDFKRPPRLPKGLGSPG, from the coding sequence ATGATCTGGCTGCGTGACGACATGCGGGCGCTCTTTCCCGGGGAGGACGCCTTCGACCGCATACTCGATCTGCAGGGTGAAGTCTTCCGTGAGTTGGCCGGACGCCGGACGCTGCGGTTTTGCGTTGGCGAACGGAGCTATTTCGCTAAGCTGCATTTCGGTGTCGGCTGGCGTGAAATTTTCAAGAACCTTTGGCGCTTGCGCCAACCGGTTCTGGGCGCCGGTCAAGAGTGGCGGGCCATTCAGCGGTTCGAGGCGCTGGGGGTCGCGACCATGACTCTCGCCGCCTATGGGGAGCGGGGGGGTAATCCGGCCCAGCGGGAATCCTTTGTGATCACCGACGAACTGGTCAACACCATCAGCCTGGAAGACCTCAGCCGGAATTGGCGGAGCGTCCCTCCCGCACCGGGTTTCAAGCGGGCGCTGATTGCCAAGGTCGCGGAAATTGCCCGGACCCTCCATGAAAACGGGGTCAACCATCGGGATTTTTACCTCTGCCATTTTCTGCTGGAGCAAACCAGCGGCAGAGCCGGGCAGGGTAGGGTATCGCCCAGACTCCACGTAATCGATTTGCATCGGGTGCAGATTCGCCGCCGCACGCCAATGCGTTGGGTGATCAAGGATTTGGCCGGACTCTTCTTCTCAAGTCTGGATATCGGCCTGACCTCTCGGGATGTTTATCGTTTTCTGCGACACTACCGGCAGCGCAGCTTGCGGGAGATCTTTTCAGAAGAATCCCCGTTCTGGTCCCGGGTGGTGCGCCGCGCCGTGCGCCTCTACCAGCGGGACTTCAAACGCCCACCCAGGTTACCGAAGGGGCTGGGGAGCCCGGGTTAA
- a CDS encoding glycosyltransferase family 4 protein gives MRLAFCLFRYFPFGGLQRDFLRIAQACRERGHQVDVYTMAWEGEVPEGLNLHLLQTTGLTNHGRARAFARKLSERLAVGAYAAVVGFNKLPGLDIYFAADPCFAARAEQRGPLYRLSGRYRTYAALEKAVFDVRARTEILLISEVEKPNFIRHYGTDEARFHFLPPGISRDRMAPPDAEERRKRFRQERNFASDERLLLMVGSGYQTKGLDRSIRALAALPEALRVTTRLLVVGKGKGAPFLRLARQLGVAERVHLYGGRDDVPDFLLGSDLLMQPSYYENTGTAIVEALASGLPVLATANCGYAHYVEDADAGRLVPMPFDQTTMNALLLDLLTSGELPRWRENALDFATRTDLYSLPERAAEIIEAVADRRGA, from the coding sequence ATGAGGCTGGCCTTCTGTCTCTTCAGATATTTCCCCTTCGGTGGGCTGCAGCGGGATTTTCTGCGTATCGCCCAAGCCTGTCGGGAGCGGGGCCACCAGGTCGACGTCTATACCATGGCTTGGGAAGGCGAGGTCCCCGAGGGCCTCAACCTGCATCTTCTGCAAACCACAGGTCTGACCAACCATGGACGGGCGCGGGCTTTTGCCCGGAAACTCTCCGAACGGCTAGCCGTTGGAGCCTACGCTGCCGTGGTCGGCTTCAATAAATTGCCGGGGCTGGATATTTATTTCGCCGCCGATCCCTGTTTCGCAGCCAGAGCGGAACAACGCGGCCCTCTGTACCGGCTGAGCGGCCGTTATCGAACGTACGCCGCCCTGGAGAAGGCGGTCTTCGATGTCCGGGCGCGCACTGAAATCCTTCTGATTTCCGAGGTCGAAAAGCCGAATTTCATCCGCCATTACGGCACTGACGAGGCGCGCTTCCACTTTCTGCCGCCGGGGATCTCCCGCGACCGCATGGCGCCGCCCGACGCCGAGGAGCGGCGGAAGCGTTTTCGCCAGGAACGGAACTTTGCCTCCGACGAACGGCTGCTGCTGATGGTCGGTTCAGGCTATCAGACCAAGGGGCTCGATCGGTCCATCCGTGCCTTGGCCGCTCTCCCCGAGGCCTTGCGCGTAACGACCCGGCTGCTGGTGGTCGGCAAAGGGAAGGGCGCTCCCTTCCTGCGCCTGGCCCGACAACTGGGGGTCGCAGAACGGGTGCATCTCTATGGGGGGCGCGACGACGTGCCCGACTTCCTGCTCGGCTCCGATCTGCTTATGCAACCGTCCTATTACGAGAATACCGGCACTGCCATCGTCGAGGCCCTGGCTTCCGGGCTGCCGGTTCTGGCCACCGCCAACTGCGGTTATGCCCACTATGTCGAGGATGCCGATGCCGGCAGGCTGGTCCCCATGCCCTTCGATCAGACGACGATGAACGCACTGCTTCTGGACCTTCTCACTTCCGGCGAACTCCCCCGCTGGCGGGAAAATGCCCTGGATTTCGCGACCCGCACCGATCTTTACAGCCTGCCGGAACGGGCCGCGGAGATCATCGAAGCGGTGGCTGACCGGAGGGGGGCATGA
- a CDS encoding glycosyltransferase, with product MINVLHLIHKYRGDYPLLNQQVNLDPARFRTVVCYLSGEDDGRNSLPAAGIKTLYLGFKPKSLRLHNLSLLWRLKRLMDKNDIHVVNCQQHRTTPLGVIAAGMAGNKPAVVSTLHGLGTASSIRRKLLNWFLYRSLHRVIAISRGVSEDIRRSNWGVSADKVVTVQNGLNYDRFLVPLAREEARRQLLPEMSDGFWFGTVGRLSPVKNHTTMLHAFQRVTHELPNSFLLVVGDGELREELAAQCESLGIARHVRFLGWRQDIPKVLKSLDAFLLPSLREGLPLALLEAMACGLPVVASAVGGIPEVVEDEDFAQLVDPDDSRGMAEAMLRLARLSNRELHMRGEAGRRRALTTFSAERMIAGYEQVYQEAYEDWLRRNPGTTR from the coding sequence ATGATCAATGTCCTGCATCTGATCCATAAATACCGGGGGGATTACCCTCTGCTCAACCAGCAGGTGAATCTCGATCCGGCCCGGTTTCGCACCGTTGTCTGTTATCTGAGCGGCGAAGACGATGGTCGCAACAGCCTTCCTGCAGCCGGCATCAAGACGCTCTATCTGGGTTTTAAACCGAAAAGTTTGCGATTGCATAACCTGTCCCTGCTCTGGCGTCTGAAAAGACTCATGGACAAGAACGACATCCATGTGGTGAACTGCCAGCAGCACCGCACCACTCCCCTCGGGGTGATTGCCGCGGGCATGGCCGGGAATAAACCCGCGGTCGTTTCCACTCTGCATGGGTTGGGGACAGCCAGTTCTATTCGTCGGAAATTGCTGAATTGGTTTCTTTATCGCTCATTGCATCGCGTCATTGCCATATCCAGAGGGGTTTCTGAGGATATTCGCCGTTCCAACTGGGGGGTGTCTGCTGACAAAGTGGTGACAGTACAAAATGGCTTGAATTATGATCGTTTCCTGGTGCCTCTTGCACGGGAAGAGGCCCGTCGGCAGCTGCTTCCCGAGATGTCGGACGGTTTTTGGTTCGGCACCGTCGGGCGTCTTTCTCCGGTGAAAAATCATACGACGATGCTTCACGCTTTTCAGCGCGTGACGCACGAACTTCCGAACAGTTTTTTGCTTGTCGTCGGAGATGGCGAATTGCGGGAGGAACTGGCGGCTCAGTGTGAGTCTCTGGGGATTGCCCGGCATGTACGTTTTCTCGGTTGGCGTCAGGATATCCCAAAGGTTTTGAAGTCTCTTGATGCCTTTCTTTTGCCTTCCCTGCGGGAAGGGTTACCTCTGGCGCTTCTGGAGGCCATGGCCTGTGGCCTCCCCGTGGTGGCTTCAGCCGTCGGCGGCATTCCCGAAGTTGTCGAGGATGAGGATTTCGCGCAGCTGGTCGATCCCGATGACAGTCGCGGGATGGCTGAAGCCATGCTACGACTGGCTCGTCTTTCCAACAGGGAATTACACATGCGTGGTGAAGCTGGCCGGCGGCGAGCATTGACCACATTTTCCGCTGAACGCATGATCGCCGGTTACGAACAGGTCTACCAGGAGGCCTATGAAGACTGGCTGAGACGTAATCCGGGGACAACTCGATGA
- the waaC gene encoding lipopolysaccharide heptosyltransferase I, whose amino-acid sequence MKVLIVKISALGDVVHALPVLAYLKSADPAVEIDWLVEKSFAPLLEGHPLIRRVHALEMKSWRRQGWKQAVVGTLGVIRTLRRERYDLVLDLQGNSKSGLFTLLSGAPLRVGFDRDGVREWPNLLASNRRVPLTAADHHVGARALALARAGLPGGNAAPLAGPLPVDAQALAKIEALLTEEGLTGNPLVVLHYGTTWKTKLWPQDSWEQLVALLAEKGLRPILTWGNAEEETAARAIFAASEGQAVIWPRGSLKELVALLSRVDLVVGADTGPVHIAAAVDTPTVSIYRVTDAKRNGPRGEKHIRLQVDLPCSPCLKKTCERDNECGARITVEQVLDAMATLCPALSSDP is encoded by the coding sequence ATGAAGGTGCTTATCGTCAAGATCAGTGCCCTCGGCGATGTGGTCCATGCCCTGCCGGTTCTGGCCTACCTCAAGAGCGCCGATCCCGCTGTGGAAATCGACTGGCTGGTGGAAAAATCCTTCGCCCCGCTGCTGGAGGGGCATCCCCTGATTCGCCGGGTGCATGCGCTGGAGATGAAATCCTGGCGGCGGCAAGGCTGGAAGCAGGCCGTTGTCGGCACCCTGGGAGTGATCCGCACCTTGCGCCGGGAGCGCTACGATCTCGTTCTCGACCTGCAAGGCAACAGCAAGAGCGGCCTCTTTACCCTCCTTTCCGGCGCGCCGCTGCGGGTCGGTTTTGACCGGGACGGGGTGCGCGAGTGGCCCAATCTCCTCGCCAGCAACCGCCGCGTTCCCCTGACCGCCGCCGACCATCACGTCGGCGCCCGCGCCCTGGCCCTGGCCCGGGCCGGTCTTCCCGGCGGCAATGCCGCCCCCCTGGCCGGGCCGCTCCCCGTCGATGCGCAAGCCCTGGCGAAGATCGAGGCGCTGCTGACGGAAGAGGGTCTGACTGGGAATCCGCTGGTCGTGCTGCATTACGGCACCACCTGGAAAACCAAGCTCTGGCCGCAGGACTCCTGGGAGCAACTGGTCGCCTTGTTGGCTGAAAAGGGTCTCCGGCCGATTCTGACCTGGGGGAACGCCGAGGAAGAGACGGCGGCCCGGGCGATTTTCGCGGCCAGCGAAGGGCAGGCGGTGATCTGGCCCCGTGGCAGCCTCAAGGAACTGGTCGCCCTGTTGAGCCGGGTCGATCTGGTCGTCGGCGCCGATACCGGCCCCGTGCATATCGCCGCGGCCGTCGACACCCCGACCGTTTCCATCTACCGCGTCACCGACGCCAAACGCAACGGCCCACGCGGCGAGAAGCACATCCGCCTGCAAGTCGATCTGCCCTGTTCCCCCTGCCTCAAAAAAACCTGCGAGCGCGATAATGAATGCGGCGCGAGGATCACTGTCGAGCAGGTGCTTGACGCCATGGCGACTCTTTGTCCGGCTTTGAGTTCCGACCCATGA
- the waaF gene encoding lipopolysaccharide heptosyltransferase II, with amino-acid sequence MNRLEIKRILLRSTNWIGDAVMTTPAMGVVRRYFPDAEIVVAANPLVAQLFSHHPDCDRVLVYDRKGAHQGPGGFFKFVGELRRERFDLAILLQNAVEAAILATLAGIPRRAGYRSDGRGLLLSHGVPVGAAEKRLHHTDYYLRMLSGVGIVGETGPLQLACTAEEIAEAEARLGGGQWLAVNPGAAYGSAKRWIPQRFAEVADRLAETHGLRVLLTGGPGEIEIGRDIAQAMTHQPLNLIGQTQVREMMALLSRCRLMITNDSGPMHVAAAFGVPLVAVFGPTDHTTTSPLSERSRIVCKPVDCAPCLLRQCPTDHRCMEAIEVADVLAAAEELLKG; translated from the coding sequence TTGAACCGACTTGAAATAAAACGGATTCTGCTCCGTTCCACCAACTGGATCGGCGATGCGGTCATGACCACTCCGGCGATGGGTGTGGTCCGTCGCTACTTTCCCGATGCCGAGATCGTGGTGGCGGCCAATCCGCTGGTGGCGCAGCTCTTCAGCCATCATCCCGATTGCGACCGGGTGTTGGTCTACGACCGCAAAGGGGCCCATCAGGGTCCGGGGGGATTTTTCAAGTTCGTCGGCGAACTACGGCGCGAGCGCTTCGATCTCGCTATCCTCCTGCAGAATGCCGTCGAGGCGGCGATTCTCGCCACCCTGGCCGGGATTCCCCGTCGCGCCGGCTATCGCAGTGACGGCCGGGGACTGCTCCTTAGCCACGGTGTTCCCGTCGGCGCGGCAGAAAAACGCCTGCATCACACCGACTATTACCTGCGTATGCTCAGCGGCGTGGGGATCGTGGGCGAGACCGGCCCCCTGCAGCTGGCCTGCACCGCCGAGGAAATTGCCGAGGCCGAGGCGCGGCTCGGCGGGGGCCAATGGCTCGCCGTCAATCCCGGTGCCGCCTACGGTTCGGCCAAACGCTGGATACCGCAACGCTTCGCCGAGGTCGCCGACCGGCTGGCCGAGACCCACGGCTTGCGAGTGCTGCTCACCGGCGGCCCCGGCGAGATCGAGATTGGCCGCGACATCGCGCAGGCGATGACGCACCAGCCCCTGAATCTCATCGGCCAGACCCAGGTACGGGAGATGATGGCCTTGCTCTCCCGCTGTCGGCTGATGATCACCAACGATTCCGGGCCGATGCATGTCGCCGCCGCTTTCGGCGTGCCGCTGGTGGCGGTCTTCGGTCCCACTGATCACACCACCACTTCGCCTCTGTCCGAGCGGTCGCGCATCGTGTGCAAGCCGGTCGATTGCGCCCCCTGCTTGTTGCGTCAGTGTCCCACCGACCACCGTTGCATGGAAGCGATCGAGGTGGCTGACGTGCTCGCCGCCGCCGAGGAGTTGCTGAAGGGATGA